A single Triticum dicoccoides isolate Atlit2015 ecotype Zavitan chromosome 2A, WEW_v2.0, whole genome shotgun sequence DNA region contains:
- the LOC119356042 gene encoding malate dehydrogenase [NADP] 1, chloroplastic-like isoform X1 yields MQRLCYLLNLSTANFILQAWIKFALVFASQLALKAGVFYDRVTNMTIWGNHSTTQVPNFLNAKINGRPVKEVIKDKKWLEEDFPTTVQKVHGEGCGAGEAVAPGVREGIADRCRRLAQGVLHVFMTSHLPRFIGSDRYSIYGTKMFSESNSVMPLQKAKEELTACDV; encoded by the exons ATGCAAAGACTCTGTTATCTCTTGAATTTATCCACTGCCAACTTTATCCTGCAGGCATGGATAAAGTTTGCATTAGTCTTTGCCAGCCAG CTAGCATTAAAAGCTGGTGTGTTTTATGACAGAGTGACAAATATGACTATTTGGGGAAACCATTCAACAACTCAG GTTCCTAATTTCTTGAATGCCAAAATTAATGGGAGGCCAGTAAAAGAAGTCATCAAAGATAAAAAGTGGCTAGAAGAGGATTTTCCTACAACTGTTCAAAAG GTACACGGAGAAGGTTGTGGTGCCGGCGAGGCTGTTGCTCCCGGTGTCAGAGAGGGTATCGCTGACCGATGCCGCCGGCTTGCCCAAGGTGTCCTGCACGTCTTCATGACCAGCCATCTCCCCAG GTTTATTGGTTCAGATAGATACAGTATATATGGTACAAAGATGTTTTCCGAAAGCAACTCTGTTATGCCGCTCCAGAAAGCCAAAGAGGAACTAACTGCTTGCGACGTTTAA
- the LOC119356042 gene encoding malate dehydrogenase [NADP] 1, chloroplastic-like isoform X2, with the protein MQRLCYLLNLSTANFILQAWIKFALVFASQLALKAGVFYDRVTNMTIWGNHSTTQVPNFLNAKINGRPVKEVIKDKKWLEEDFPTTVQKVHGEGCGAGEAVAPGVREGIADRCRRLAQGVLHVFMTSHLPREMLPLVIHLCEARSRMSRQSWE; encoded by the exons ATGCAAAGACTCTGTTATCTCTTGAATTTATCCACTGCCAACTTTATCCTGCAGGCATGGATAAAGTTTGCATTAGTCTTTGCCAGCCAG CTAGCATTAAAAGCTGGTGTGTTTTATGACAGAGTGACAAATATGACTATTTGGGGAAACCATTCAACAACTCAG GTTCCTAATTTCTTGAATGCCAAAATTAATGGGAGGCCAGTAAAAGAAGTCATCAAAGATAAAAAGTGGCTAGAAGAGGATTTTCCTACAACTGTTCAAAAG GTACACGGAGAAGGTTGTGGTGCCGGCGAGGCTGTTGCTCCCGGTGTCAGAGAGGGTATCGCTGACCGATGCCGCCGGCTTGCCCAAGGTGTCCTGCACGTCTTCATGACCAGCCATCTCCCCAG AGAGATGCTGCCACTTGTGATACATCTGTGTGAAGCCAGATCCAGAATGAGTCGACAGAGTTGGGAGTAG